The genomic window TAAGGATTAATAAATTACTAAATAAACGTTTCTAATGAAGTTTATATATCATTCAATTTTACTGCTCTTTATTTCTTCCATTGCATTTGGACAGGAATTATCTATTGATGAAACGCTGGCCAATGTAAAACGAGAAGTTGAAAAAGAAAACTTCGATAAAGCTTTGTCTTTAATTGAACCTCTGCGTGCCAAATTTCCTGAAAACGAAGATATTCAAGTATACGCCGGACGAATCTACAGCTGGAAAAAAGATTATAAAACGGCAGCCAAAATTTTGTCTCCAATGGCAGATCGCGCCAATCCAAATCCAGAAGCTCTTCAAGCAATTATCAATATTTATTTTTGGTCTGAGGATTATGAAAGATGTATTATTTATTGTGATAAATATCTTTTAAGTGATCCAAAATCTATTGATGTTTTAAGAATAAAGGCAACTTGCTTGGAAAAACTGAATCGTGACCAAGAAGCATTAGAATTGATAGAAAAAGCATCCTTTATCGATAATAGCACACAAGCTTTCAGCGGCATACGCACACTTATAGGACGCAAAGCAAAAAATACGGTTTCTGCTTCTTATTTGAATATTTCCACTTCAGAACCTGGACAGTCGCCATTTCATTATGGATATGTAGAATATTCACATAAATTCAGCAAATCCGCCATTGTTGGGCGTGCTAATGTCGGACATATTAATGACGATACGCAGATGTTATTCGAAGCCGATTATTATCAAACCTTTTCAAACAAAAGTTATTTGTATGCAAATGGAGGTATTTCAACTGGCGAAACCATATTTCCCGTTGCAAAAGCTGGATTAGAATATTATTTTGCGCCTCACAAAAAATTCGATTACTCTTTTGGAGCGCGATTTATGCATTTTGAAACAGACGATATTACTTTGCTTACAGGTCAATTAGCTTATACTGCAGAAGTTTACACGGTAGCTTATAGACCATATTATGACACGTCAAACGAATTATTCTCTCACGTTTTAAGTCTGCAAAAAGTAAATGAGGAAAAAGAGCGCCTGATAAGGCTGGAACTGCAGTACGGAAATGTTCCTTACTTATATCTTTATAACAATTTCACACAGCCTTTAAAAGCTTATAGAGCAGGAATTCAGTATCAGCATCGTTTTGGAGAGTCTTTTTTTGTGCGCCCGATTTTCTTATATGAAAGAGAAGAATATGTTCCGGGAGAATATAGAAATAGATTTAATGTGCAGCTAATTGTAACAAAACGTTTTTAAAATGACAGATATCTGGGAATTATATAAAAACGGAAGCTGGGAGGTGCCTTTTTTAACCTTTTGCATCTACATTTTTGTATGTGCATCATTTGTTTTGTACCTGCTTATTGTGGCAAGCCGAAATACAAAAATAAAAAGAGAAAGGCTTAGAATTGAGTATGATAAAGAAATTAATCAGCTGATGACATCGGTGATTTTTGAGGATATTTCATTTTCAGACATTAAACAAAATAAAAACTTTTTGGTTCTTTTAGATACTTCATTTTTTAGAGAAGTCCTTACAGAATCCATTATAAATCTTCATAAAAATTATGAAGGCGTTTATGCGCAAAAGCTCGAACAGTTTTATAAAGATTCTAACTTGATAAAAGGCTCTTTTAAAAAACTTAAAAGTCTGAAATGGGAAGTAAAATGCAAAGGAATAACAGAACTTGCAGAGTTTAATATCACAAGTGCATTTGATACTATTATAACCTACTCAAAAGCAAGGAATAAGACTTTAAAAATTACGGCCATAAATGCTTGTATCAAGCTTGCAGGAACAAATAGTATTGTATATCTGGTAGAACATTCTGACCCAATAGACGAATGGACGCAGCTAAATATTATCGATGCTTTTAAAAGACACGATATAGGCGACACAGAAGGGGTTGAACTTCTTCTGGAATCAAAAAACACAACTGTTATTGCGCTTGGATTAAAACTGATAAAAGAACTGAAGCTGACACAGAAAATTCCTTTTGTGGCACAGCTGGAAGCTAAAGCGCCAAACCTGAACATAAAATACGAAGCCCAAAGTATTTTGCAGACATTAACGGTATAAAATTATAGAAAATGACTTTTTTTAATACAGATATAACATGGTTTTTAGACGGATATATACTCCTGATACTCGGTTATGCGATACTGATTATGTCTTCGTATCTTATTTTAGCGTATCTGTCTACAAAAGAACTTAGAAGTTATCTCAAAAAAAATAGTTTTGTAGATTATAGTGTGCTTCTTACCAGTGAATTTGCACCAAAACTTTCTTTAATCGCACCTGCGTATAATGAAGGTTTAACTATTGAAGAAAACGTAAAATCGCTTTTGTCTCTTAATTATAATAATTATCAAGCAATTGTGGTGAATGATGGGAGCAAGGATAATTCAATGGAAATCCTTATTAAGACTTATGATCTTGTTTTGACAGAAGTTGAAATTCATTCTAAAATAGAAACTAAAAAGATAAAGGGCATTTATAAATCAAGAAATGGTGCCTATAAAAAATTAATTGTAGTAGATAAGGAAAATGGTGGTAAAGCCGACGCTTTAAATGTCGGACTTAATATTGCGGAATATCCTTATGTTGTTTGTATTGACGTAGATTGTATTCTAGATAAAGATTCACTTTTAAAACTGGCAAAACCATTTTTAGAATCACAAGGAAAACGTATTATTGCTACGGGCGGTGTTGTTAGAATTGCCAATCAATGTGTTATTAAAAACGGACGATTGGTTGAGGTTAATATTCCAGATCGTATGCTGCCAAGAATTCAGGTTTTAGAATATCTAAGAGCTTTTCTGTTGGGTAGAATGGCGTGGGGAAGATTGGACGGTTTACTGCTGATCAGCGGCGCTTTTGGAGCATTTGATAAAGAAGTAGCAATTTTAGCAGGAGGTTACAGCACAAAAACCGTTGGGGAAGATATGGAACTCATTGTAAGAATGCGCCGCTATATGCTGGAAAACAAGCTTCCTTATGCGGTGAGCTATATCCCAGATCCGCTTTGCTGGACAGAAGCTCCAGAAGATTTTAATATTTTCAAGAAACAGCGCAGCCGCTGGATGAGAGGAACTATAGAAACTCTGGGTATTCATAAAAGGATGTTTCTCAATCCTAAATACAAATTATTAGGAATGTTGAGCGTACCGTATTGGACTTTGTTTGAGTTTTTAGCTCCGGCAATTGAATTTATTGGTCTTATAATCACTCTGTTCTTTATAATATTTGGTCTGTTAAACTGGCATTTTTTCTTTTTGCTTTTGTTATTTGTGTATTCGTTTGCCGTTTTCTTCTCGGTTATCGCTTTGTTCAGCGAAGAACGAACGTATCATAAATATCCAAAACAAATTGATTTCTTTAAACTTCTTATGGCAGCTTTCATTGAACCGTTGTATTTTCATCCGCTTACTGTTTACGCAGCATTAGTGGGTTATAAAGAAAAAATTATGGGAACGAAAGGCTGGGGAGAAATGACTAGAAAAGGGTTTACGAAGAAATAATTGTTGATGGTTAATGGTTAATGGTTAATGGTTAATGGTTAATGGTTTGCTGTTAATTGTTTGTTGTTGATGGTCGATTGTTAATTTTTGATTTTTAATTTTTAATTATTACTACTAAATTATATAAATGAAAAAAAGCTGTGTAAAACACAGCTTTTTTGTTTGTCATCTTAATTAGATTTATTCGTATTTTAAATATTTTAAGACATCCCCTTTTGTGGCTTGATAAGCTCGGGAAAGAACTACGGAGAGCGTTAATACTAATAAAACTGTAAAACCAATTATAAATGGAGAAATTGAAATAGAAATTCTATAGGCGAAATTTTCTAGCCATTTGTTTAATAGGTAATAGACAGGGAATAAAGCAATAAAAAATCCTACTATGCTAAAAAGAATATATTGTTTGCAAAGCTCTTTTAGTAAAATCATGGTTTCGGCACCAAGTGTTTTTCGAATAGCAATTTCTTTCATTCGTCTTTCGATTGAGTACGAAGCCAAAGCAAATAATCCGATTAGAGCAATAACAACAACTATTATATTTAGTAGAGAAAAAAGATTCTTTTGTTTCACATAAGCACTATAAGACCTTTTATATTCTTTATCTACAAAATCATATTCAAAAGGATAATCAGAATCGATTTTCTTTGTCCATACATTTTCTATAGAGGCAATAGTCTGCTGCATAGTTTTAGGATCGGCCGTTACATAGATGTTATTCACAAGGCTGTTAAACCACGGAATACTTTTAAAATGAAATATTGATAGTGGAGGAATAGCTTCACCAGGATTTCCTATATCAAAATCTTTTACAACTCCTACGATAATTACTTCTTTTCCGTCCCAGTTTATTTTTTTTCCTATCGGATCTTTTTCATTCAATAATTTTAAAGCAGTTTCGTTAATCAGCATCGAATTAATAGTATCCTGAGAATATTCGGGCTGTAAATAGCGGCCTTTGACTAGTTTTATTTTCATCATTTCAAGAAGTCCAAAGTCTACAGGAACATTATTTCCGTCGATATTGATATCTTTATGATGATATGAAATTACAGACTTTGCTCCGTTTCCCATAACAAATCCACCGCCTGCAACTTGTTTAACACCTTTTATGTGAAGCAGCTGATTTTTGATACTAGTATATTTTTTAAATCGCATCTCATCTGTAATTTTTTCTCCATATATATTTCGATATGAAATATTGAGAACTTGATTTCCATTGAAACCTAATTCTTTTGAATTCATGTAATCAATCTGCTCATTTACGATATAAGACCCAACAATAAAGAAAGCAGCTACGGCAAATTGAAAGATCAACATTCCGTTTCGAAGCCATACTCCATTTTTACTTCTCATAAAATTCCCCCTTAAAACCTTTAAAACCTCAAAATTAGAGACATAAACAGCAGGCAGTATTCCTGCTGCCAGCACAATTATTATAAAAATAACAGCTAACTGCAAATAGAATTGTCCACCTTTTAATACAAGAGTTTTTTCTAAAAAAACATTATAATAGGGAATTGAAATTTCAACAATTACAAGAGATATTAAAATAGAAAACAGTAAAATTATTGTCGTTTCAAAAATAAATTGCTGCACAATATTCGCTTTAGAAGCACCAATAACTTTTCGCACACCAATTTCTTTAGCTCTTTTTATAGCGTTTGCTGTAGCAGAATTAACATAATTAACAATAGACAATATCAGTATCAAAATGGATAATCCAACAAAAATCAATAGAAGCTGGTAATTTCCGTTAACTTCTACAAGACCGCCGGTTTTTGTATGCAGACGAATAGAAGACAAAGGTTCGAGATGAGGTTTTACTTCTCCAAATTTTTTAATGAACTCTTCTGGAGTCAATCCTTGAAATTTGGCTCGTGGCGCCGTCATGTTATCGTAATAAATCTTAGACAAACTCTTTGTAACCAATACTGCATCAGCGGGATTTTTTAGTTTTAATAAAAGAACAAATTGAAAATTTCCCCATTGCTGAATAGTGTTTTTTATTTTGGAATCCATAAAGTTAACTACGCAGGAGGGATTTACAATCGATTTTTTATCCAGTTTGTAAACACCCCTAACAATCATAATCTGATCTTTTAAAACTATTTTTTTTCCAAGTGCGGTTTCATTTCCAAATAGCTGTGCAGCCAAATTTTCAGACAAACAAATACTATTGCTGTCTGCTAAACCTGTTTTGGCATTCCCTTCTATAAATTGATACGGGAAAAAGTCAAAAAAGCTTTTTTGTGCCACAAGAACTTTGTCTGACTGTACTTTTTTACCATTAAAATGAATGATTTCGTCATCGTAATTTCCGTTTACATAACAATAAGAATCTACTTCAGGGCTTACATTTTTAATAGCAGAACCAATTGGCGCCGAACTGGATGCCCAAAATGTTTTTGGATCCATTTGATTAGCGACTAAAAAGACATTTTCCTTATTAGGATTCCAGTCATCATAAGAATGTTCATCATTCCAATAAAGAATCGCAAAAATCAAACCTGCAATTCCTATGGATAATCCCAAAACATTCAAAATCGAAAACAACTTATTGTTTTTGATATGGTATATAAATATTCGTATATAATTTTGAATCATGTTATTCGTATTTTAGATATTTTAAAACATCGACTTTTGTGGCTTGATAAGTGCGTGACAATACCACAATTAGGGTTAAGGATAATAAAACTATGAAACCAATTAGGAACGGATAAACAGAAATCTCTATTCTAAACACAAAATCTTCAAGCCATTTGTTTAGCAGATAGTAAACAGGAAACAAGGAAATTAAAAAGCCTGTAAGGCATAGAATGATATACTGTTTAGAAAGTTCTTTTAGTAAAACAGGGGTTTCGGCACCGAGAGTTTTTCTAATGGCGATTTCTTTCATTCGGCCTTGAATAGAATAAGAAGCCAAGGCAAAAAGTCCAAAAAGGGCAATGAGAATTACGATGACATTCAATAATGAAAAGAGATTTTTCTGATTCACGTATTCTTTATAATTTCTGGCGTAAGCTTTATCAACAAAATCATAATGAAAAGGATAATCTGAATCGATGTTTTTCTGCCAAAATTTTTCAAGGACAGCAATTGTATTTTGTATATCGTTTGGTTTAACTTTTACAAAAATATGGTTGACATTCAAATTCATCCAATCGACGGTTTTGAGATGAAAAAATACCATGGGCGGAATGTTTGCTTTTGGTCCCCAGAGATTAAAATCTTTTACAACTCCAACAATTTTAAGTTTTTGCTGATTCCATTGCACAATTTTACCAATCGGGTTTTTCTCATTCATTAATTTCAATGCTGTTTCGTTTAGCATCACAGTATCAATACTATCCGAAGCAATTTGATTACTAAAATAGCGTCCTTCTTTTAATTTAATCTTGAGCATTTCCAGCATACCATAATCAACTCCCATATTTTGACCCTGAATAACTCTATCATTATAGTTAAAAGTGGATGAGGTGCTGCCTCCTGTTGCGAATGAAAAAGCACCTGTACTTACTTGCGAAACGCCCTTAATTTTTGAAATTTCGTGCTTTAGAGTTTCATATCTTTTATATAATCTTTCGTCGGCCTTAGGATCATTATTATCAAAATAAGGCTTTTTATATCTTATTTCTAAAACCTGATCGCCTTTAAAGCCTAAATCTCTTTCATTTAAAAACTGCACTTGCTCGTAAACAATATATGATCCTATTATAAAGAAGAAGGCAATAGAGAATTGCAACACTAATATTCCATTTCGAAGCCATATGCCGCTTTTACTTCTGCTAAAGTTTCCTTTGAGTACTTTTAAGCTTTCGAAATTCGAAATATAAACCGCAGGAAAAATTCCGGCAATAATAACCGTAATAATAAAGATGACTATTAACTCATAAAAAAAATATTGGCTTGTAATGCTCAGATTTTTTTCTAGAAAATTATTGTAAAAAGGCAGTGATAATTCAACTATAACTAAAGACAAAAGAATTGCGAAGGCGGTTGTAATAGTTGTTTCGAAAAGAAATTGTAAAACAATATTCCCGTTTGTTGCACCAACGATTTTTCGAACTCCAACTTCTTTGGCTCTTTTTATGGCATTTGCAGTGGCTAAATTAATGTAATTGAATAAAGACAAAATTAAAATTAGAAAAGAAAGTGCCATCATAATCAATAAAAACTGATAATTTCCCTTGCCTTCAGCGTAACCGTCTGTAATTGAATGCAATCTGGCATCTTTTAATGGTTCGAGAAATATTTTCATTTTCTCAACACCATTTTTTTTCTGCCATTCTTTAATTGTCAAGCCTTCTTGTTTGGCCCATTTTACAGTTCGATTTTGGTAAAGTAAATTTTCCATTTTAGCCTTCACTTTCTCAGCGTCTGCAGTATTTTGTAATTTCAGTAATAGTCCATAACTAAAATTTCCCCAATTGTCTTTTTCAGTATGCAAACGTTCCTCTATAAGATTTGTAACAGCATCTGGGGCCGTAGAAGATTTTCCAGGAATGGTATATACGCCCGTAATAATTAGTTTTTTATCGTAAAAAGTAATTGTTTTATCAAGTACATCGACGTTTCCAAATAAGCGTAAAGCTGTATTTTTGGAGATAACGATACAAGTTTCATCTCTTAATGCTGTTTTCGAGTTTCCTTTTATAAAATTAAAAGGAAACATTTCAAAAAAGGTTTTTTGAGCGTCGGTTACTTTGCAAATTTCTTTTTTATTTCCAGCTTGAAGTATTTTATCTCCGTACCAGGTATCTAGATAGCAATAACTTTCAATTTCCTTAAAATCGGTTTTAAAATAATCTTCAAATGAAGAGACATTGGTTGACCAAAAATTATCTGCACTAACCTGACTTATAGATTGAAAAACGACTTCCTTATTAGGATTCCAGTCATTGTAGCTTTGTTCGTCATTCCAATACAAAATCGAAAAGATTAAACCAGCAATGCCAATACTCAAGCCCAAAATGTTTAAAGCGGTAAAGAACTTGTTGTTTTTGAGATGGAAAATAAATGTATTAATCCAATTTTTAAGCATCGTTTTAGTTTTTAGAAGTTACCAAAACATCCACATTTCTATGATTTAATTTTTCAGAAAGAATCATTCCGTCCTTCATTAAAATTGTCCTCTGCGAAAAAGAAGCATCATAATCAGAGTGCGTTACCATTAAGATTGTTGCACCGTTGGCATGTAAATCTGTCAATAATTCCATTACCTCATTACCGTTTTTGCTGTCCAGATTTCCTGTCGGCTCATCGGCCAGAATAATTTTTGGATTATTGATTAAAGCTCTAGCCACGGCAACACGCTGTTGTTGCCCGCCCGAAAGCTGTTGTGGAAAATGCTTTAGACGATGTGAAATTCCTAGTTTGTCTGCAATAGCATTTACTTTTTTCTTTCTCTCGGCAGAAGGAACATTATTATAAATCAGCGGTAATTCTATATTATCATAAACCGATAATTCGTCAATTAGATTGAAATTCTGAAAGATGAATCCGATGTTTTCTTTTCTGGCTTGCGACTTTGCTTTTTCTTTTAAGCCGATCATTTCCTGATCTAATAATTTATAACTTCCGTCAGAAGCGCTGTCCAAAAGTCCGATGATGTTCAGTAATGTGGATTTTCCGCTTCCAGAAGGTCCCATAATCGAAACAAAATCGCCTTGGTTGATTGTTAATGAAATTTCGCTTAATGCTCTGGTTTCTAATTCTTCTGTTCTAAATACTTTTGAAAGCTTTGTAATACTAATCATAATTGGTGTTTTTGATTTTTGATTGATTTTCTATTTAAAATTTAATGCTTTCAAAAGTGAAAGAAACAAGTTTGAAAATTAAGACAATTTACATTGTAATTTGTACCTAATTATTTTGTTATTTTAACTTTCGAAAGGCTTTAATAATTAATGATTTACCAGTTTTAATGTGATTTTCGTGCCAATAATTTAAACGTTGTAACTGCTTTGTTTTTAATGTTTTATTTATTGAAAAAAATCTAAACTGTCCACAAATGGACACCTTTCGTCCAAAACCGAACAACAATGAAAAAGACAAACGCATCTATTTTAATCATAGACGATCAGGAAGACATACTTTTTGCGTCGAAAGTTTACCTGAAAAAGTATTTTGAAAACATTTATACACTCAATAATCCAAAAAATATTGTCGAATTACTGGCAAAAAATACCATAGATGTTGTTTTATTGGACATGAATTACAGGATAGGTTTTGAAGATGGGAGAGAAGGTTTGTACTTATTAAAAGAAATAAAGACACTTTCGCCCAAAACAGTCGTCATTTTAATGACTGCGTTTGGAAAAGTAGAAACTGCTGTTGAAGGTTTAAAGTCGGGTGCTTTTGATTATATTTTAAAGCCTTGGGAAAACAAAAAACTCTTAGAATCGGTTAAACAAGCCGTAGATAAATCTCGTAAAGAACAACGAAAAGTTAAAGATATTGAGATTAAAAACGACTTTTTTATAGGCAGTTCTGAGATTATTAAAAAGGCTTATTCGCTGGCAGATAAAGTGGCAAAAACCGATGCCAATGTTTTGATTTTGGGTGAAAACGGAACGGGGAAATTTGTTCTGGCGCATCATATTTATTCGCAGTCTGACAGAAAAAACCAGCCTTTTATTGCGGTTGATTTAGGTTCTTTAAATTCTAACATTTTCGAAAGCGAATTATTTGGTTACGCAAAAGGCGCTTTTACAGATGCCAAAACAGATACACCCGGACGTTTTGAAATGGCGCAGAACGGAACTATTTTTCTAGATGAAATAGGAAATGTACCGCTTCATTTACAATCTAAATTACTACAGGTTATTCAAACCAAAACCGTAACCAGATTAGGCGAAACAAAAGCAAGACCTTTAAACGTTAGAATTATTACAGCAACCAATTTGAATTTAAAATTGGAAGTGGCGGATAAAAACTTCCGTGAAGACTTGTATTATCGCATAAATACGATGGAAATTATACTGCCCCCATTGCGCGAAAGAAACGAAGATAAAATCCCGCTTGCCGAATATCTTTTGGATAAAATGATTGAAAAATACGGAAGGGATGAAATTTCTTTTGATAAAAAAGTTTTAGAACAAATTGAAAAACATGCTTGGAACGGAAACATCCGCGAAATGGAAAATAAAATCGAGCGTGCTGTTATTCTTTGCGAAAACAACATCATTACAATTTCGGATCTGGATTTAGATTTTATAACGCCTTATGAAGATCACTCAGATGATATCCAGCTTTCTTCTATTGAAAAAGCAACTGTCGAAAAGGCGCTTCTTAAAAACAATAATAACATTAGTAAAACTGCCGAGGAATTGGGACTTTCAAGAGGTGCTTTATACCGACGTTTAGAAAAATATAATATCAATATCAGCTAATATGTTTAAGATTTTACAAACCTATAAACTCCTTTTTCTGCGGTTAATTTTGATTGTGGCAGGAATAGAATTTTCGATTTATTTCTTTAAAATTGGTTTGCTTTTTACTGGTATTTTCGGGCTTTGCATGGTTTTTCTGCTGGTGCGCGAAATGTATTTTTATGTTCGAAATTTTGTCATGATCTACGATAAAACAATTGCTTCAATACTTCAGGACGATTTTACTTCAGATTTTTCTAAACATAAATTTAATAGAAGCTATAATGATTTGTTCCAATTGTATGAAAAACTGAAAAACAAGCAGAACGAACAGATTTCTAAAGATATTATTTACCGTTCAATCTTAAATAATATCGAAACTGGCGTGGTCATTTTGCAGAGACAGGAAAAAGACTGGAACATTTTTTTAATGAATGATTACTTTTCAAATCATTTTAATGTGCCAAAAGTTTCAAAATGGAAATATTTAAAAAATCAGCTTCCTGCCTTATGTGAAATTATTGAAGAGGATGATTTCAACGAAATAAAAACGGCAATCGAAATCAGCATAAACGAACAGCACAAGCAGACATTTGTATTGCAGGCGTCGCGTACAGAGATTTTTGAGCAGGATTATTTTATTATTTTATTAGATTCGATTCAGAATGTTGTCGAGAAAAAAGAAAAAGACGCCTGGATTAATTTAATGAAAGTGATTTCGCATGAACTTCTCAATTCAATCACGCCAATTCGTTCCATCTGCCAGAATCTTCAGGATTTAGTAGAGCAGGATTCGCTTTCAACAGAAGATTTAGACGATATAAAAACCAGTGTAGAAACAATGCTCAGACGAAGCGATCATTTGCAGAAGTTTGTTGAAGGTTATCGCAAATTGGCGATGCTCCCTTCTCCAAAAAAAGAAAAAATCGAATTGCAGGATTTGATCGCTACCTGCCTTAAAATTATGAATCCATTATTCCGAAAAGAGAACATTGAAGTTAAAAATACAATTTCGCTCAAATACGAAATAAATGTCGACCCGCAGCAAACAGAACAAGTTTTGATTAATTTGATGACCAACTCAATTAATGCATTAGAAAACAGCAGTCTAAAGCAAATTACAATTTCGGCAGAAGCCAAAGAAAATAGGGTTTTTATAAAAATTGCAGACAACGGTAAAGGAATCGAAAAGGAAATTGAAGACAAAATATTTCTGCCATTTTTTACCACTCGAAACGAAGGTGCGGGTATAGGTTTAACATTATCTAAAAATATTATAGAAGCCCATGGAGGTTATATTCTCTACAAAAATGAGAAGGAAAAAACTGTTTTTGAAATTTGTTTGATCGAAGAATAATTACAAATAATACTTTGATTTTATAAACCTGTATTTTTAAAATTATTACTAATGTTTTTTTTCTAAATTTGTAGAAAGAGTCGACATAGATTCCTCCCAATAAGTAATAGTAAAATAATGAATACAAATTCAACTACAGTAGCCTCAAGTTTTCTGAATGATTTGAAAACACAGACTGCCGATTCACATAAAAAATTAGAAGAACTTCCTGTTTCCATGTCCATTATGTCTCCAGATATGAAAATTGAGGAATACGCTAAATATCTAAATTTAATGCATGACGTTCATGCTGATACTGAAGAAACTGTTTTTCCATTATTTTCTGGACTATTAGATGATTTGGAACAGAGAAGAAAAAAACAGCTTATTGAAGCTGATCTTTCTTATTTAAACTGTGATGTGACTAGTTTTGAGAAAGTTTTTAAAACTGAAAATATTTCTATTCCTTTTGCTCTTGGAATTTTATACGTGGTTGAAGGTTCTACACTTGGCGGCAGATTTATTTTGAAAAATGTTTCAAAAGTGCCGCAACTTTCTGGAGATAAAGGCGTTTCTTATTTTAATGGTTACGGAGATAAAACAGGAAGTTTTTGGAAATCTTTCCTAAACTTTCTATCAGAATACGAACAACAGAATAATTGTGGAGATGCTATAATAGAGGGAGCTGTATTTGCTTTTGATAGTATTTATAATCACTTTGAGAGCAGATAAAAAAGAATGAAGATTAAAGATATAGTTAATCGGGATATTGTTAATTTAACCAATTGTGAGCATGAACCTATACATATACCTGGGCAGATTCAGCCTCATGGTTTTTTAATTGGTATTAATGCCGAGTGGAAAATAGATTTTTGTTCAGAAAACATTTCGTCCTATTTTAAACTGCTTCATAGTCAGGTTTTAGGAAAATATTTTAAAGAGATTTTTGGATCTATAGCTGAGGAAGAAATTTCAGCATATATCAAAGGTGATGAAGTTCAGGATGCTTTTCCTTTAGAGATCAAATTGCTGGGAAGGCTTTTTCAAATAAATATTCATAAAAGCAATGAAATTTATGTTCTAGAAGCTGAGTTGTTATTTGCTGACAAAGAAGGACTTGCAGATGTTTACAAGCAAACGATTCAGTTTGTTAGTCAGATGAATAAAACCAAATCACTCAAAGATTTGTGTGCCCTTGTGGCTCATGGAACCCGCGAAATTACGGGTTACGATCGTGTAATGATTTATCGTTTTGATGAGCAGTATAATGGCGAAGTGTATGCCGAAGACTGCCGTGAAGACTTAGAACCATTTCTAGGATTGCACTACCCGCATACTGATATTCCCGCACAGGCAAGAGAATTATACATTAAAAATCAGCTGAGATTAATTGTTGACATCAATTATAAGCCTGTTCCAATTTTTACTGTTGACGATAAAGAAAATAAAAATCTAGATTTAAGTCTTTCTA from Flavobacterium fluviale includes these protein-coding regions:
- a CDS encoding YaiO family outer membrane beta-barrel protein encodes the protein MKFIYHSILLLFISSIAFGQELSIDETLANVKREVEKENFDKALSLIEPLRAKFPENEDIQVYAGRIYSWKKDYKTAAKILSPMADRANPNPEALQAIINIYFWSEDYERCIIYCDKYLLSDPKSIDVLRIKATCLEKLNRDQEALELIEKASFIDNSTQAFSGIRTLIGRKAKNTVSASYLNISTSEPGQSPFHYGYVEYSHKFSKSAIVGRANVGHINDDTQMLFEADYYQTFSNKSYLYANGGISTGETIFPVAKAGLEYYFAPHKKFDYSFGARFMHFETDDITLLTGQLAYTAEVYTVAYRPYYDTSNELFSHVLSLQKVNEEKERLIRLELQYGNVPYLYLYNNFTQPLKAYRAGIQYQHRFGESFFVRPIFLYEREEYVPGEYRNRFNVQLIVTKRF
- a CDS encoding glycosyltransferase family 2 protein; protein product: MTFFNTDITWFLDGYILLILGYAILIMSSYLILAYLSTKELRSYLKKNSFVDYSVLLTSEFAPKLSLIAPAYNEGLTIEENVKSLLSLNYNNYQAIVVNDGSKDNSMEILIKTYDLVLTEVEIHSKIETKKIKGIYKSRNGAYKKLIVVDKENGGKADALNVGLNIAEYPYVVCIDVDCILDKDSLLKLAKPFLESQGKRIIATGGVVRIANQCVIKNGRLVEVNIPDRMLPRIQVLEYLRAFLLGRMAWGRLDGLLLISGAFGAFDKEVAILAGGYSTKTVGEDMELIVRMRRYMLENKLPYAVSYIPDPLCWTEAPEDFNIFKKQRSRWMRGTIETLGIHKRMFLNPKYKLLGMLSVPYWTLFEFLAPAIEFIGLIITLFFIIFGLLNWHFFFLLLLFVYSFAVFFSVIALFSEERTYHKYPKQIDFFKLLMAAFIEPLYFHPLTVYAALVGYKEKIMGTKGWGEMTRKGFTKK
- a CDS encoding ABC transporter permease, whose protein sequence is MIQNYIRIFIYHIKNNKLFSILNVLGLSIGIAGLIFAILYWNDEHSYDDWNPNKENVFLVANQMDPKTFWASSSAPIGSAIKNVSPEVDSYCYVNGNYDDEIIHFNGKKVQSDKVLVAQKSFFDFFPYQFIEGNAKTGLADSNSICLSENLAAQLFGNETALGKKIVLKDQIMIVRGVYKLDKKSIVNPSCVVNFMDSKIKNTIQQWGNFQFVLLLKLKNPADAVLVTKSLSKIYYDNMTAPRAKFQGLTPEEFIKKFGEVKPHLEPLSSIRLHTKTGGLVEVNGNYQLLLIFVGLSILILILSIVNYVNSATANAIKRAKEIGVRKVIGASKANIVQQFIFETTIILLFSILISLVIVEISIPYYNVFLEKTLVLKGGQFYLQLAVIFIIIVLAAGILPAVYVSNFEVLKVLRGNFMRSKNGVWLRNGMLIFQFAVAAFFIVGSYIVNEQIDYMNSKELGFNGNQVLNISYRNIYGEKITDEMRFKKYTSIKNQLLHIKGVKQVAGGGFVMGNGAKSVISYHHKDINIDGNNVPVDFGLLEMMKIKLVKGRYLQPEYSQDTINSMLINETALKLLNEKDPIGKKINWDGKEVIIVGVVKDFDIGNPGEAIPPLSIFHFKSIPWFNSLVNNIYVTADPKTMQQTIASIENVWTKKIDSDYPFEYDFVDKEYKRSYSAYVKQKNLFSLLNIIVVVIALIGLFALASYSIERRMKEIAIRKTLGAETMILLKELCKQYILFSIVGFFIALFPVYYLLNKWLENFAYRISISISPFIIGFTVLLVLTLSVVLSRAYQATKGDVLKYLKYE